The following proteins come from a genomic window of Macadamia integrifolia cultivar HAES 741 chromosome 14, SCU_Mint_v3, whole genome shotgun sequence:
- the LOC122061293 gene encoding probable thiol methyltransferase 2, with the protein MGIDSVAEKGSEDPFMVKEGYDDPDFQKLRELLAHSDDQNAAGGWDKCWEQGVTPWDLGQPTPMILHLLQKDMLPTGRILVPGCGSGYDVVAIAGPQRHVVGLDISDLALERAKQITDHVGGPPFKVSVADYEELLYPMGFKALSIVDNELAVGQRKGREKLGRWKKVC; encoded by the exons ATGGGGATTGATTCAGTGGCAGAGAAAGGTTCTGAAGACCCTTTTATGGTTAAGGAAGGTTACGATGACccagattttcaaaagcttCGAGAGCTACTAGCGCACAGCGATGATCAAAATG CTGCAGGTGGTTGGGACAAATGTTGGGAGCAAGGAGTAACCCCATGGGATTTAGGACAGCCAACACCTATGATTCTGCATCTTCTTCAAAAAGATATGCTACCTACAGGAAGGATTTTAGTCCCTGGATGTGGCAGT GGATATGATGTGGTTGCAATTGCTGGCCCTCAACGCCATGTTGTAGGTCTGGATATATCAGACCTTGCCCTTGAGAGAGCAAAACAG aTTACTGATCATGTTGGTGGACCTCCATTTAAAGTTTCGGTAGCTGA TTATGAAGAACTGCTATATCCTATGGGGTTCAAGGCATTATCTATAGTAGATAATGAGCTTGCAGTTGGTCAGCGCAAG gGAAGAGAGAAGTTGGGAAGGTGGAAGAAGGTCTGTTGA
- the LOC122060950 gene encoding F-box protein At4g18380-like isoform X3, whose amino-acid sequence MAGRFNSLVPLVQDVYIKIDEVVTISGDNDENPYCSSHKTRNLFSNILKYMFLSLMKPFLNIRNSNNTNKTLLPQVSQRTLDQVLKNFHYIQNLWIELPAADVCTEDGVVLKWKAEFGSTLQNCVILGGTQIDWKPVTDQGLLEDNGSIPESFYTNGGLKLRVVWTISSLIAASTRHYLLEPIIRDHPMLKTVVFTDADGQGTLSMSSEQLKEFKEKPLAASASSKRTQVPASNMKLRYAPYLELAEGIGMQGATLVAIKPSGEGGSSSKKEVEAFVRGTFDGPFKAAVKTLVKRRTYLLEMNGF is encoded by the exons ATGGCCGG GAGGTTCAACTCACTTGTGCCCCTGGTTCAAGATGTTTACATCAAGATTGATGAGGTTGTCACCATCAGTGGAGACAATGATGAGAACCCATACTGCTCTTCCCATAAAACTCGTAATTTATTCTCCAACATTCTCAAGTACATGTTCTTGAGCCTCATGAAGCCTTTTCTCAATATCCGCAACAGCAACAACACAAACAAAACACTTCTCCCACAAGTCTCCCAACGCACCCTTGATCAAGTCCTAAAGAATTTTCATTACATCCAGAACTTATGGATTGAATTACCAGCTGCAGATGTTTGTACTGAAGATGGGGTTGTTCTAAAATGGAAAGCCGAATTTGGGAGCACCCTCCAAAACTGTGTTATTTTGGGAGGTACCCAGATTGATTGGAAGCCAGTTACAGATCAAGGGTTGCTTGAAGATAATGGGAGTATACCCGAATCATTTTACACGAATGGGGGTTTAAAATTGCGTGTGGTTTGGACAATTAGCTCATTGATTGCCGCTTCAACAAGGCATTACTTACTGGAACCGATAATAAGAGACCATCCAATGCTGAAAACTGTGGTTTTCACTGATGCTGATGGGCAGGGGACTCTTAGTATGAGTAGTGAGCAATTGAAGGAGTTCAAGGAGAAGCCTTTGGCTGCTTCAGCATCCTCGAAACGGACCCAAGTTCCAGCTTCCAACATGAAATTGAGATATGCTCCCTATTTGGAGCTCGCAGAAGGGATTGGAATGCAAGGAGCAACATTAGTGGCCATCAAGCCATCAGGAGAGGGTGGCAGCTCAAGCAAGAAGGAAGTAGAGGCATTTGTTCGCGGAACATTTGATGGGCCATTCAAGGCAGCTGTAAAGACATTGGTGAAACGGAGAACTTACCTTTTGGAGATGAATGGATTCTAG
- the LOC122060950 gene encoding F-box protein At4g18380-like isoform X2: MISHQKIGFSWQKTWNSQMRRFNSLVPLVQDVYIKIDEVVTISGDNDENPYCSSHKTRNLFSNILKYMFLSLMKPFLNIRNSNNTNKTLLPQVSQRTLDQVLKNFHYIQNLWIELPAADVCTEDGVVLKWKAEFGSTLQNCVILGGTQIDWKPVTDQGLLEDNGSIPESFYTNGGLKLRVVWTISSLIAASTRHYLLEPIIRDHPMLKTVVFTDADGQGTLSMSSEQLKEFKEKPLAASASSKRTQVPASNMKLRYAPYLELAEGIGMQGATLVAIKPSGEGGSSSKKEVEAFVRGTFDGPFKAAVKTLVKRRTYLLEMNGF; encoded by the exons ATGATTTCCCACCAGAAGATCGGGTTTTCCTGGCAAAAAACTTGGAATTCTCAGATGAG GAGGTTCAACTCACTTGTGCCCCTGGTTCAAGATGTTTACATCAAGATTGATGAGGTTGTCACCATCAGTGGAGACAATGATGAGAACCCATACTGCTCTTCCCATAAAACTCGTAATTTATTCTCCAACATTCTCAAGTACATGTTCTTGAGCCTCATGAAGCCTTTTCTCAATATCCGCAACAGCAACAACACAAACAAAACACTTCTCCCACAAGTCTCCCAACGCACCCTTGATCAAGTCCTAAAGAATTTTCATTACATCCAGAACTTATGGATTGAATTACCAGCTGCAGATGTTTGTACTGAAGATGGGGTTGTTCTAAAATGGAAAGCCGAATTTGGGAGCACCCTCCAAAACTGTGTTATTTTGGGAGGTACCCAGATTGATTGGAAGCCAGTTACAGATCAAGGGTTGCTTGAAGATAATGGGAGTATACCCGAATCATTTTACACGAATGGGGGTTTAAAATTGCGTGTGGTTTGGACAATTAGCTCATTGATTGCCGCTTCAACAAGGCATTACTTACTGGAACCGATAATAAGAGACCATCCAATGCTGAAAACTGTGGTTTTCACTGATGCTGATGGGCAGGGGACTCTTAGTATGAGTAGTGAGCAATTGAAGGAGTTCAAGGAGAAGCCTTTGGCTGCTTCAGCATCCTCGAAACGGACCCAAGTTCCAGCTTCCAACATGAAATTGAGATATGCTCCCTATTTGGAGCTCGCAGAAGGGATTGGAATGCAAGGAGCAACATTAGTGGCCATCAAGCCATCAGGAGAGGGTGGCAGCTCAAGCAAGAAGGAAGTAGAGGCATTTGTTCGCGGAACATTTGATGGGCCATTCAAGGCAGCTGTAAAGACATTGGTGAAACGGAGAACTTACCTTTTGGAGATGAATGGATTCTAG
- the LOC122060950 gene encoding F-box protein At4g18380-like isoform X1 produces the protein MVSKTRVCDAEIYSCDFDQIPDSIALIILNKLADIRSLGRCSAVCRRFNSLVPLVQDVYIKIDEVVTISGDNDENPYCSSHKTRNLFSNILKYMFLSLMKPFLNIRNSNNTNKTLLPQVSQRTLDQVLKNFHYIQNLWIELPAADVCTEDGVVLKWKAEFGSTLQNCVILGGTQIDWKPVTDQGLLEDNGSIPESFYTNGGLKLRVVWTISSLIAASTRHYLLEPIIRDHPMLKTVVFTDADGQGTLSMSSEQLKEFKEKPLAASASSKRTQVPASNMKLRYAPYLELAEGIGMQGATLVAIKPSGEGGSSSKKEVEAFVRGTFDGPFKAAVKTLVKRRTYLLEMNGF, from the coding sequence ATGGTGTCCAAGACCCGAGTGTGTGATGCTGAAATCTATTCATGTGACTTTGACCAAATTCCTGATTCGATTGCCCTCATAATCCTCAACAAGCTTGCTGACATTAGGTCTCTTGGCCGCTGCTCTGCCGTCTGCAGGAGGTTCAACTCACTTGTGCCCCTGGTTCAAGATGTTTACATCAAGATTGATGAGGTTGTCACCATCAGTGGAGACAATGATGAGAACCCATACTGCTCTTCCCATAAAACTCGTAATTTATTCTCCAACATTCTCAAGTACATGTTCTTGAGCCTCATGAAGCCTTTTCTCAATATCCGCAACAGCAACAACACAAACAAAACACTTCTCCCACAAGTCTCCCAACGCACCCTTGATCAAGTCCTAAAGAATTTTCATTACATCCAGAACTTATGGATTGAATTACCAGCTGCAGATGTTTGTACTGAAGATGGGGTTGTTCTAAAATGGAAAGCCGAATTTGGGAGCACCCTCCAAAACTGTGTTATTTTGGGAGGTACCCAGATTGATTGGAAGCCAGTTACAGATCAAGGGTTGCTTGAAGATAATGGGAGTATACCCGAATCATTTTACACGAATGGGGGTTTAAAATTGCGTGTGGTTTGGACAATTAGCTCATTGATTGCCGCTTCAACAAGGCATTACTTACTGGAACCGATAATAAGAGACCATCCAATGCTGAAAACTGTGGTTTTCACTGATGCTGATGGGCAGGGGACTCTTAGTATGAGTAGTGAGCAATTGAAGGAGTTCAAGGAGAAGCCTTTGGCTGCTTCAGCATCCTCGAAACGGACCCAAGTTCCAGCTTCCAACATGAAATTGAGATATGCTCCCTATTTGGAGCTCGCAGAAGGGATTGGAATGCAAGGAGCAACATTAGTGGCCATCAAGCCATCAGGAGAGGGTGGCAGCTCAAGCAAGAAGGAAGTAGAGGCATTTGTTCGCGGAACATTTGATGGGCCATTCAAGGCAGCTGTAAAGACATTGGTGAAACGGAGAACTTACCTTTTGGAGATGAATGGATTCTAG